One window of the Populus nigra chromosome 4, ddPopNigr1.1, whole genome shotgun sequence genome contains the following:
- the LOC133691911 gene encoding dof zinc finger protein DOF1.6-like, with product MPSEISQTHPNEAQNTMGTAPPPPKTTEPLPCPRCNSTITKFCYFNNYNLSQPRYFCKSCRRYWTKGGTLRDVPVGGGSRKNSKRSRSSSNNSSPSTSSSNSTASNPATLTPFTAIHEPESIPVAVSSTTDSGAAAVKTEMPAGINLNEGLAENGNFISLISSNDQHGFNGLGGYGYGSGFGLGPCEEGLGFGARGFWSFPGMENVSVNGGTIGGCTSGCNTWQLQGDHVEGGGSQGGFAADGENYFGSWPGLVISAPAEKGLN from the coding sequence ATGCCATCAGAAATAAGCCAGACACACCCAAACGAAGCCCAAAACACCATGGGGACTGCACCCCCACCACCAAAAACGACTGAGCCGCTGCCCTGTCCAAGGTGTAACTCCACCATCACCAAGTTTTGCTACTTCAACAACTATAACCTCTCTCAACCTCGCTATTTCTGCAAGTCATGCCGACGTTACTGGACAAAAGGTGGGACCCTCCGTGATGTGCCTGTTGGTGGTGGTTCACGCAAGAACTCAAAGCGCTCTCGCTCATCTTCTAATAATTCTTCACCATCTACCTCATCTTCCAACTCCACTGCCTCAAATCCTGCAACTTTGACTCCTTTTACCGCCATCCATGAGCCCGAATCAATACCCGTGGCTGTATCCTCGACTACAGACTCTGGTGCAGCTGCTGTGAAGACTGAGATGCCAGCGGGCATAAATCTGAACGAGGGGTTGGCTGAAAATGGAAACTTCATCTCGCTTATAAGCTCTAATGATCAACATGGGTTCAATGGTCTTGGCGGGTACGGTTACGGATCAGGATTTGGACTGGGGCCTTGTGAAGAGGGTCTTGGATTTGGTGCAAGAGGGTTTTGGTCCTTTCCTGGAATGGAAAATGTTTCTGTTAATGGTGGAACCATAGGGGGTTGTACTTCTGGGTGCAATACTTGGCAGCTGCAGGGTGATCATGTTGAAGGAGGGGGTAGTCAAGGTGGGTTTGCAGCTGATGGTGAGAATTACTTTGGTTCTTGGCCTGGTCTTGTTATTTCTGCACCAGCAGAGAAAGGTTTGAACTGA
- the LOC133691810 gene encoding ent-kaurene oxidase, chloroplastic has product MDVATSILPAFQAMPYATPAAVGGLVFSVFFINKFISNQKKGNSSLLPLPVVPGWPVIGNLLQLKEKKPHKTFLRWAEAYGPIYSIKTGASTVIVLNSTEVAKEAMVTRYSSISTRKLSKALEVLTDNKSMVATSDYGDFHKMVKRYILTNVLGAGAQRRHRVHRDALVENVSSQLLDHIKTNPQQAVDFREIFESELFGLSMKEALGKDMESLYVDELQATLSREEIFNVLVLDPMEGAIDVDWRDFFPYLRWIPNKGFEMKIERMNFRRQSVMNALVQEQKKRIASGEEINCYIDYLLSEGKTTLTEKQIGMLVWETIIEASDTTMVTTEWAMYELAKNPKCQDRLYHEIQNVCGSEKLKEEHLSQLPYLNAVFHETIRKYSPAPIIPLRYAHEDTQIGGYYVPAGSEIAINIYGCNMDKKRWENPEEWKPERFLDGKYDPMDLHKTMAFGAGKRSCAGALQASLIASATIGKVAQEFEWRLKDGEEENVDTVGLTTRKLQPLHVIIKTRNV; this is encoded by the exons ATGGATGTTGCAACTTCAATTCTTCCAGCTTTTCAAGCGATGCCCTATGCCACTCCTGCTGCCGTGGGTGGCCTGGTCTTTTCAGTCTTCTTCATCAACAAGTTCATCTCCAATCAAAAGAAAGGAAACTCCAGCCTCCTTCCTTTACCAG TGGTGCCAGGATGGCCAGTCATAGGGAATTTGCTGCAACTGAAGGAGAAGAAACCACACAAGACGTTCTTAAGGTGGGCTGAGGCTTATGGGCCAATCTATTCCATAAAGACCGGTGCTTCTACTGTGATTGTTCTCAATTCAACTGAAGTTGCAAAGGAG GCCATGGTGACTAGATATTCGTCCATATCAACAAGAAAACTATCAAAGGCCTTGGAAGTTCTTACAGATAATAAATCTATGGTTGCAACAAGTGATTATGGTGACTTTCACAAGATGGTGAAGCGGTATATACTTACAAATGTACTCGGAGCTGGTGCTCAG AGACGACACCGGGTTCACAGGGATGCCTTGGTAGAAAATGTTTCAAGTCAATTGCTTGATCATATAAAGACCAATCCTCAACAAGCTGTGGATTTCAGGGAAATATTTGAGTCTGAACTTTTTGGATTGTCAATGAAAGAA GCTTTAGGAAAAGATATGGAATCTCTATATGTAGATGAACTTCAGGCCACTTTATCAAGAGAGGAGATTTTCAATGTTCTGGTGCTTGATCCCATGGAGGGTGCAATTGATGTTGACTGGAGAGATTTCTTTCCATATTTGAGATGGATTCCTAATAAGggttttgaaatgaaaattgagCGAATGAATTTTCGCAGGCAATCGGTGATGAATGCCCTTGTGCAGGAGCAGAAGAAACGAATTGCATCTGGAGAG GAAATAAATTGTTATATTGACTACTTATTATCGGAAGGCAAAACTACACTTACGGAGAAGCAAATTGGTATGCTGGTTTGGGAGACAATTATTGAGGCATCAGATACAACTATGGTCACTACAGAATGGGCCATGTATGAACTAGCGAAGAACCCAAAATGCCAG GATCGGCTTTATCATGAAATCCAAAATGTCTGTGGGTCTGAGAAGCTTAAAGAGGAACACCTGTCCCAACTGCCATACTTAAATGCTGTTTTCCATGAAACTATTAGAAAGTACAGTCCAGCTCCTATTATACCTTTGAGATATGCTCATGAAGATACACAAATAGGGGGCTACTATGTTCCAGCTGGAAGTGAG ATCGCTATTAACATTTATGGATGTAACATGGACAAGAAGCGTTGGGAAAACCCTGAAGAGTGGAAGCCTGAGAGATTCCTTGACGGCAAATATGATCCCATGGACTTGCACAAGACAATGGCATTTGGAGCAGGAAAGAGGTCATGCGCAGGTGCTCTTCAAGCGTCCTTGATAGCATCTGCCACGATTGGCAAGGTAGCACAAGAATTTGAATGGAGACTTAAAGATGGAGAGGAAGAAAATGTTGATACTGTTGGACTCACCACTCGCAAGCTTCAGCCGCTGCATGTCAtcataaaaacaagaaatgtgTAG
- the LOC133691715 gene encoding B3 domain-containing protein REM16-like, translating into MGEETCKECRSWEEKIYWTHFQCVQFSQFLHSGFDQRLAIPEIFARHLRKKLPDTVNLKGPSGAAWEVGLTTYNNTLFFNHGWQEFVKDHALEENDFLIFKYNGESDFDVLMFDMQSMCEKVAPYFVKKYESAERGNGCRTKRKTVKSSVEVVYASPKGVVGGSEPEEFKDNDTDAIPVGQRPIVSRVTDKKICRGIKSTEGTEEDVVGGSQQEECTYNGSDTTPPLRQPIISPIGKKKISREIKSIRPVQYWRVVKSRGPSTREEIEAEPDVQSLGQPVDTVHHARKGREVTEEEKRNAVQLAARAVTENGFLVLMKPTHVYGRFFVAIPSAWLVTHLPIKGNQDVILRFKDRAWHTRFFYHKSRNNGGLTAGWKKFALDNNLHEFDVCVFEPLDLVNYPIILNVSIFRVVEEASPLTSQEDEKKSQGHA; encoded by the exons ATGGGAGAAGAGACGTGCAAGGAATGCAGGAGCTGGGAAGAGAAAATATATTGGACCCATTTCCAGTGCGTACAGTTCTCTCAGTTCCTCCATTCTGGATTTGATCAACGCCTG GCTATCCCTGAAATATTTGCTAGACATCTGAGAAAGAAGTTGCCTGATACTGTGAATCTTAAAGGTCCTAGTGGGGCTGCATGGGAAGTTGGACTAACAACCTACAATAATACTCTATTCTTCAATCATGGTTGGCAAGAATTTGTCAAGGACCATGCTCTTGAAGAGAATGATTTCTTGATCTTTAAGTACAATGGGGAGTCGGACTTCGATGTCTTAATGTTCGATATGCAGAGCATGTGTGAGAAGGTTGCTCCATACTTCGTCAAAAAATATGAATCTGCAGAACGTGGCAATGGCTGtcgaacaaaaagaaaaactgttAAAAGTTCTGTTGAAGTTGTTTATGCCTCTCCTAAGGGTGTAGTTGGAGGTTCTGAACCTGAGGAATTTAAAGACAATGATACTGATGCAATACCAGTTGGGCAACGGCCCATTGTCTCCCGAGTTACTGACAAGAAAATCTGTAGGGGAATCAAGTCAACTGAGGGCACTGAAGAGGATGTTGTTGGAGGTTCCCAACAGGAGGAGTGTACATATAATGGTTCTGACACGACACCACCACTCAGGCAGCCTATTATCTCCCCAATTGGTAAGAAGAAAATTTCAAGGGAAATTAAGTCAATCAGGCCTGTTCAATACTGGCGTGTTGTCAAAAGTAGAGGACCTTCTACTCGTGAGGAAATAGAGGCTGAACCTG ATGTTCAGTCCCTAGGCCAGCCAGTGGATACTGTGCACCATGCAAGGAAAGGAAGGGAAGTaacagaagaagagaaaaggaatgCAGTGCAATTGGCTGCAAGAGCCGTAACCGAGAATGGTTTCCTTGTACTCATGAAGCCCACACATGTGTATGGGAGATTCTTTGTG GCAATTCCTTCAGCATGGCTAGTTACACATCTTCCCATTAAAGGAAATCAAGACGTGATTCTACGTTTTAAAGATCGAGCATGGCACACCAGATTCTTCTATCACAAGTCTCGTAATAACGGAGGGCTGACTGCTGGGTGGAAGAAATTTGCCTTGGACAACAATTTGCATGAATTTGATGTGTGCGTATTTGAACCTCTGGACCTGGTAAACTACCCAATTATCCTGAATGTCAGCATCTTTCGTGTCGTCGAAGAAGCAAGTCCACTTACCTCACAAGAGGACGAGAAAAAATCGCAGGGCCATGCATGA
- the LOC133690955 gene encoding LOW QUALITY PROTEIN: B3 domain-containing protein REM16-like (The sequence of the model RefSeq protein was modified relative to this genomic sequence to represent the inferred CDS: deleted 2 bases in 1 codon): protein MGEETCEDCRSWEEELYWTHFQCTHFSQILDAGFGHHLPIPEKFSNHLKKKLPENVILKGPSGGTWQVELTTDDDTMFFKNGWEEFVKDHFLEEKDLLIFKYNRESCFEVLIFDGQSLCEKAASYFVRKCGHRECDSFVHAKRKTVEDSAEVTIACPQDSLGGTAEKSANDYIYKTPVENTVISEAINKKTRREIKFSKPTQTRQSVRYEEPSSTDEETETKPDVEHIPINAPYVSSRRMVTEEDKLNALRLAQTAQSNEGFVVVMKPTHVDRKFYMVIPSGWANRHFRTLEKKDVILRMKENTWNTKFLYCKSQNSGGLSSGWRNFALDNKLQEFDVCLFEPSSAVNNSIVFDVNIFRVL, encoded by the exons ATGGGAGAAGAAACATGTGAAGATTGCAGAAGCTGGGAAGAGGAACTGTATTGGACCCATTTCCAGTGC ACCCATTTTTCGCAGATTCTCGATGCTGGTTTTGGTCATCATCTT CCGATCCCTGAAAAATTTTCTaatcatttgaaaaagaaattgccCGAAAATGTAATTCTTAAAGGTCCTAGTGGCGGTACTTGGCAAGTTGAACTGACCACAGATGATGACACCATGTTCTTCAAAAATGGCTGGGAAGAATTTGTAAAGGACCATTTTCTGGAGGAAAAAGATTTATTGATCTTCAAGTACAACCGGGAGTCATGTTTTGAAGTTCTAATTTTTGATGGACAAAGCTTGTGTGAGAAGGCAGCTTCATATTTTGTCAGAAAATGTGGGCACCGAGAATGTGACAGTTTTGTCCATGCAAAGAGGAAAACTGTAGAAGATTCTGCTGAAGTTACTATTGCCTGCCCCCAGGATAGTCTTGGAGGCACTGCAGAGAAATCTGCAAATGATTATATTTACAAAACACCTGTAGAAAACACTGTTATCTCAGAAGCTATTAATAAAAAGACTCGGAGGGAAATCAAGTTTAGTAAGCCGACCCAAACTAGGCAGAGTGTGAGATATGAAGAACCTTCTTCTACTGATGAGGAAACAGAAACTAAACCTG ATGTTGAGCATATACCTATCAACGCGCCATATGTATCTAGTAGAAGGATGGTAACAGAGGAAGACAAACTCAATGCATTGCGGTTAGCACAAACAGCACAATCCAACGAGGGCTTCGTTGTGGTTATGAAACCAACACATGTAGACAGGAAATTTTACATG GTAATCCCTTCAGGATGGGCGAATAGACATTTCAGAACTCTGGAAAAGAAAGACGTGATTCTTCGCATGAAAGAAAATACGTGGAACAccaaatttttatattgtaaatcTCAGAACAGCGGAGGGCTTTCTTCTGGGTGGAGGAATTTTGCTTTGGATAACAAATTACAGGAGTTTGATGTGTGCCTTTTTGAACCTAGCAGCGCAGTGAACAATTCTATTGTCTTCGATGTTAATATCTTTCGTGTTCTCTAG
- the LOC133690696 gene encoding uncharacterized protein LOC133690696 produces the protein MATAAAAFAPATITGAVMNFDSKIPKRTNKVVDIVGMNPYGASNTHGRGGGALSSKCSDAGEIFRIDAIMNGLVLVGVAVGFVLLRTEAWVEENEWVYCLRCVSNHSFTRD, from the exons ATGGCAACAGCAGCAGCTGCCTTTGCTCCTGCAACGATAACCGGTGCAGTCATGAACTTTGACAGCAAGATTCCCAAGAGAACGAACAAGGTGGTTGACATTGTAGGAATGAATCCCTATGGAG CATCAAATACGCACGGAAGAGGTGGAGGTGCACTCTCCTCTAAATGCAGTGATGCGGGTGAGATATTCAGGATTGATGCAATCATGAACGGCCTTGTTTTGGTTGGGGTTGCTGTTGGATTTGTACTCCTCCGAACTGAAGCGTGGGTTGAGGAAAATGAGTGGGTGTATTGTTTAAGATGTGTATCAAACCACTCCTTTACccgagattaa
- the LOC133690956 gene encoding uncharacterized protein LOC133690956, whose amino-acid sequence MTLFHFFNCAILTFGPHAVYYSATPLSEYDTLGTSVKAALVYLGTALVKLVCLATFLKVSENDSFDPYQELLKALIGFIDVAGLYFALTQLTHRNISQNHKFQAVGLGWAFADSVLHRLAPLWVGSRGLEFTWDYILQGLEANANLVLSVSLAALGSLMWLRKNKPKTLIPIIYACAGIVATMPSITSYLRRGLGWHFPKVVGFELFTSLMMAFISWQLFSACQRPSS is encoded by the exons ATGACACTGTTTCACTTCTTCAACTGCGCGATTCTCACCTTCGGCCCTCACGCCGTCTATTACTCCGCCACTCCCTT GTCTGAGTACGACACACTTGGTACTTCTGTTAAAGCTGCTCTTGTTTATCTTGGAACTGCTTTAGTTAAG CTGGTTTGCTTGGCAACCTTTCTTAAGGTGTCTGAGAATGATAGCTTTGATCCGTATCAg GAACTACTGAAAGCACTTATTGGATTTATAGATGTTGCTGGGCTGTACTTTGCCTTGACCCAATTAACTCATAGGAACATCTCccaaaatcataaatttcaagCTGTTGGACTTG GATGGGCATTTGCTGATTCTGTTTTACATAGACTGGCACCTCTATGGGTGGGATCTAGAGGACTAGAATTCACATGGGATTACATTCTGCAAGGCCTTGAAGCAAACGCAAACTtg GTGTTGAGTGTATCTCTTGCTGCTTTGGGATCTCTGATGTGGCTTCGGAAAAATAAACCCAAGACTTTGATTCCCATCATATATGCATGTGCGGGAATTGTGGCAACCATGCCATCCATCACAAG CTACTTGAGAAGAGGATTGGGGTGGCATTTTCCTAAGGTGGTAGGCTTTGAACTGTTCACCTCTCTGATGATGGCTTTTATTAGCTGGCAACTCTTTTCTGCATGTCAAAGACCCTCTTCTTGA